In Osmerus mordax isolate fOsmMor3 chromosome 16, fOsmMor3.pri, whole genome shotgun sequence, the genomic stretch GCTCCATCCTACCTATGACAACCTGCCTACCTATAATGTATATATTAcataaatgaaaatatatttatatttcttACAACTAATGTTCtaaatggttagggttagcactATGGTATCTGAATCATCTGACGCCGGCTCTGTTCTCTGCCCCTCCGCTCTGCAGGTGAATGACTTTGTGAGAGACAAGTTCACCACCAAAGATGGTATCCCAGCCTTTGCAGAGGTGCTGGCAGGAGCCTGTGTGAGTATAAGGCAGGACCAACTCTCCCTCCGTTCCACACCGCCCCTCAATCCTGGCGTCTTCCCTCACTTGTGTGTCCACAGAGATGGAACGGCAGACAACACAAAGACCCACTGGTTCCCTCTGGTTCtaatatagcctgtgtgtgtgtgtccaggctggaGGCTCCCAGGTGATCTTCACCAACCCTCTGGAGATTGTAAAGATCCGCCTGCAGGTGGCAGGAGAGATCACCACGGGCCCTCGGGTCAGCGCCCTCAATGTGGTCAGGGACCTGGGCTTCTTTGGACTTTAcaaggttggtgtgtgtgtgtgtgtgtgtgtgtgtgtggaggtatgCTTGGGTGGTTACATCCCACACGTCTACTGCTTGGTTTCTCAGTGACCTAAAGGCAgcacacgtctgtgtgtgtgtgcgtgtgcgtaggGGGCCAAAGCATGTTTCCTACGAGACGTCCCCTTCTCAGCCATCTTCTTCCCGGTGTACGCCCACACCAAGGCTGAGTTTGCCGATGAGCAGGGCCGGCTGGGACCCCTGCAGCTTCTAACAGCTGGAGCCATCGCTGGTACGCTCGCTTCCTTGTTTTAGAGTGTGTATTTCAACCCAACTTTGAGGGGGTCCAAACCATCTCTTACCCATTGCTCCTGACTCCATGTCCCAGGTATACCTGCGGCCTCCTTGGTGACGCCCGCGGATGTCATTAAGACCCGTCTGCAGGTGGCGGCGAGGGCAGGGCAGACTTCCTACACAGGAGTCATCGACTGCTTCAGGAAGAtcatgagggaggagggattcaAGGCTCTGTGGAAAGGCGCtggaggtactgtgtgtgtgcacgtgggggggtgtgggggtggtgaggggcagTGGTGCGCTTGGCCCCGTCAAAGTGACCGGAGAAACCACCATTGTATTCTAACCTCCtgacctccgccccctcccccagcccgcgTGTGCCGGTCCTCTCCTCAGTTCGGTGTGACCCTGGTGACCTACGAGCTCCTGCAGAGGTGGTTCTACGTGGACTTTGGCGGAAGGTAAGGCACAACATCAAAATATGGAATGGTATACGTAAGCTCCAAGAGTATCGTCAGTCGCATCCTGCCCATGCTCCTAGCGGTCACTGTGGAGGAACGCtgagccccctcctctctctctcctctctctctcctctctccagtcgTCCCGCAGGGTCCGAGCCCACGCCCAAGTCTCGTATCTCGGAGCTTCCTCCCATCAATGTGGACCATGTGGGAGGCTACCGCCTGGCCGCGGCCACCTTCGCTGGGGTGGAGAACAAGTTTGGTCTTCATCTGCCCAAGTTCAAGTCCTCTGGCGTGGTCTCCATCCACTCAGAACTCCCCAAGGAGGAGGCTCCCCCAGCCGCCACACAGGCCCCCTAAAGACTCCACCCTTCACCatcacccctcttctcctctgtctggGGCTACGcactttagacacacacacacacaggaacatactGTACGCACAACACACATTCCACATAGGGGCCAGTGATGCAGAATCGCAAAGATATTTGCAGACACTCGTTCCTAGGGGGCCATttacaaacacactaataaacacacacacacacactgccctgcccCACCACTGTTTCCAGGGTCTGCTCCAGTGgtcccagccctggtcctggaGACTGACACCAGATCAGTGTTGAAGTGCAGACACTGCCCAGAACCCTGGAGGGTTCTGCACTTCCAGTGGCTGcatgttcctctccttctccactcctcccctccttgccCATCCTCTCCATTTAGTTGTTCCTCCCATCTCTCATCTAAAACCAGTGTCTGGATGGAGCCTGTGTGGAGCCTCCTCTTTTTCATGAGTAGCTGATTTTATTTTAGAGCTTGTCATATTGGACGGTGTGCATAGGGGCTTGACTGGGCGCATTGCATAGGGCTCTCCTGTTTGGTCCTTACACAGGGAGGTAGTGTACATATTGTAGATCGGCTGTACAGAGACAGCATACAGCTACAGACCAGTTATGTTGCAGTAAAGCAGGAGAGCTTTCACTGTAACTCCAAAAAGCAACACCGTTGTGGAACGCCATTAATAGTGGCATGAGAATGGTTTCACTGTAACCTTATAAAATGGTGTTGTGGTGACATTGGATCAACGTCACGCTAATATAAGAATGCGGTTATGGTGGTGTTGAAATGAACGACTGAAAATCACTTACTGATGTACAGacattttcaataaagtgtTTATTGATAAATGAGCAGAGAATTAGGTAATaataaattaaatgtatttcaattcattcattgtattgtattttattgaaATAAATCATCCATGTGGTTTTAATTTTACCCACATGAATGTGTCTTCATTTCAAAGGGCAGGAGCAACCGTTTGGTCATTACTGGACTGGAAGTGTCCCTTCTCATAATAATTACACAGTATAAAAGAATCAAGAACCAATGACAGACCTTTGGGAACTCCGATTTAGAATATTTTAGTGCAATATGTTGTAACCAATAATTAATATGACTGGTTCTGTCAGAATGTTAAGGGGTGAACACACATAACTGAATGACTCAGGCTTCATTATGACCCTTTAAAGAAGGGTAAATAAACGTGGTTTTTATTACTAAacattgtttgtgtatgtctaACACTAAATAATACTAGCTTTGGTTCAGTAAAACAACATACCTACATTAAGAATCTAGTGTTAAATCTTCCAGGGCAAGTGAAGTACTTTTGTCTCGTAGTTAAAAGCTTGACGTAGTGCTCATGTTAAGAATGTAAAAGTAAAGCTATCAGCAGAAACAATACTTTGATATATTACTACTTCTATGAAATGCAACAACAGGATAAATAATGTAGTGGTCAAAACATAAGTAGGACACACAATTTGCACCATTCTGCAGTGAGAATGTGTGAGAGGTTCTAATAAAGAACGTTCCAACAGCATGGCTTGGATGGGCCTCGATAACCAATGAGGAAAAGTCATTTACCCACAGAAGTATCCTTATCCCCACTAGGGTGACACAAGTCCCAAGGACCAGCTACACACACGCTCGGATAGGGTTAAAACATCTGTAACATATGTACgtgtataaacacacaaacaggttgTAAAAAGGTGCAAAAGTTCAAAGCTTTGCATACTGTGTGTAGAAAAGGACAGAGTTGGTCAAGAGCTCTAGACAGAAACCCTGAGGATATCGTCATGGAGATAGAATGATTCAAAGAAGTTCTCCCGCCCCGCTacccacttccacacacacacacactagcagccCTGTTCGACAAACAAAAATGTTATTAAAGAGTATCAGTGGTGAACTTGTCTATGCCAGACGGAAGCAGTCTGATCATGGACATGAGGTGTGACACCCAAGCCGCTGGTGTTGTTGTTCTACTCGTTCTAACTCGATGCAACGGGAGctggagacaggaaggggagaAGATGCTGGAAGCAGAAAGGAGGGCTTCTTTTTTCCACTGTGACACGTTTAGCAAggctcttcctgtttctctgtaGCCATGGTGATCACGCGACCAGGCGCTGTGCGGCCAGCTCCTCCCCTTCATCTCGGTTCTCGTTGATCTCGGCGAGCGTGCGCACAAAGCGGGTCCACTCATCAGCCTTGGGCACGCAGATTTGCTGGAGAGGAATTCACATGGAGTATTAGAGAGCACCCATTCCCAACCAGCGACTCAGACCGGTTCTGGCTATGCTTGAATGTCGACGTGTTTCACACAGGGTAAGCTGTGAGTTGGGTAGGAGGATGAGAACTGTAATGGGAGTTTACGGAGGGCCAAACGTCTCACCTCTCCCACGTCGTAGACCAGCACCTGTCCGTCCGAGTCTCCGGTGGCGATCTCTCTCCCAGAGTGAGCCCAACGCACGCGGTTCAGCGCTGGagccccctctacacacacactggcactggggacctacacacacacacacacacacactgttacatgcCGTATACACTAAGCATGACTATACACTCTGCTAGGAACATGGCCTTGAGTGTATACAGTACATTGGCAGCACAACCATTACATATCAAAAACTATTtgagtaggagtgtgtgtgtgtgtgcgtgctaccTCTGTATCGTTGTTGAGGTTCCACAGGTCCAAGTGTCCAGCTCCGTCCACACAGGCGAACAGGGCGGGGTGTGTGGGACACCACATGACGTCATAAACATAGTCATTACTGTCCTCAAACGAGTACAGGGGACGGGTGCTCTGTGGGAGTGGAGGGAAaggaagtgagacagagagagacagagaaggagagagagaaggagagagagagacagagagagaaagagaggagagagagagaggagagagaaagagagaggtaggactGTATGTAGCTGTTTTTGCAAGTCTAATGTGAATGTTaactgtgagagtgagtgagtgagtgtgtgtgtgtgtgttactttggTAGTCCAGAGCTTGACGGTCCAGTCGAAAGAAGCAGAGATGAACAGATGAGAGAAGTCGACAGGTCCCCCAGCACTGTGACAGCTCAGCCCAGTCACTGGTCCATGGTGGCCCTCAAATACCTCACTGATACCTGCCTTactggaaaaacacacacacacacacacacacgttcagcaCACCCTCCCTCGCACTGCCCAGTAGCaccatttttacagtgacacacacacctcccatggCGACAGGCTGTGTAGACAGAGCCATCTTCACTTCCCACCACAAAGTTATTGACATCCCCCAGAGGAAAGGCCATGGAGGTGACGGCCACCGCCTTGCTTTGTTTGAACACCAGCTCCAAACTGtcctgtagcacacacacagacacacacacctttaatcCCAGTTCCAGATTCTCTTCCTTCAGATCTAGTCTATGTTACGGGAGCATTCAGCACACAGGTGCAGGTACCTGAGGCTGGGACAGCATGTCCAGGCTCCAGGAGCACATCTTGCCGTCGGTTGAGATGCTGATGAGGTTGTGAGCATTCTGGGTTCCCACCACGTTCACACAGTACACAGGGTGCTGCAGGGGAACAGATCCACCATGGAGCCACCAATTACTAAACAACATGAGACACAGGTCTCTAACAgtcgatgagtgtgtgtgagtgtgtgagtgagagagacagagagagagtgtgagagagagagcgagagagagtgtgtttgtgtgtgttaccgtGTGTGCAGCTGCAGACAGTGGGGTCCTCTGTACAGGAGTGCGTTTGTTGCTCCTGTTGTCCCATAGGACGATCTGTCCGGAGTAAGTCCCGCCCACCACCAGGTTCGGATGGAACCTGGCGAAGGCCGCTGACATCACAGCTGACTGGAGGAAGAGGCCAGACATGTGGAGATGAcacactgctctcacacacacatgggaacGACCACACTCAATCCCATGCACAGCTTTAACGGGAACATATTTGCTGTTCTTTTATGCATGCCTGAAcatatatacagtgtgtgtgtgtgtgtgtgtctgtatatgtgtgtgtgtgtgtctacctggcAATGAAAGGTGTACTCTGGTGTAGTTTTCTTGTACTTCATGTTCCAGACCAGAGCCACTCCATCAGGCTCATGCGGAGCATCCTCGTTGTTGTTGTAGGACGCCACCAGCAGCTCTGGGTACTGAGACAGACCAGGGTCAAACTGGGGTCATATGGGGTTCAGATGAGAGTCAAACGGGGGTCGGACAGGGGTCAGGGCCTCGCTGCCTTACCTGAGGGGACCAGTCCAGACAGGTGACCACTCGGTTCTTGGACCAACGCTCATCTGAGAACTGTCTGTTGAGAGACAGCTTAGCGCCCGCCTGCATCTcactgagggagggatggggggagggatggaggtcatTAAATATATCTGCCgttccagtctgtgtgtgtccttgcgcgtgagtgagagcctcacccctccctgtcctccaggtctTTCCCGCTGTAGTCGAAGCAAACGTCCACGCGCTCAGAGAGGGCGCGCTCCACGATCCGGCTCCCTCGCTCGAAAAACGACATGAACTCTTCAGAGTGAAGAAGCTGCATCTTTTCTTCCTCTGTCAACTCCTGGGGAGGAgctgttagacacacacacacacaacacggttTGAGGTAAGGCGTAAGGTCGAAAGGGAGAGCCACGCTAATGGTTGGTCATCCGACAGGAAGCAGAGTGAAAGTGTAAATGTGACGAGCTCTTaccctcctcctcatgctcTACTTGTTCTCCTTTTTCCTCTGGACTCTCCTCAGCTGGTGCCACTACAGcaatctcctcttcatcctcttcttctgccacgcaacacacacacacacagcaagggaCGGAATTGATTGAACCATTGAACCGAAACTGTGGGTATGTGACTGTCTTAGGGTTACAGAAAGCGTGTTTACCTGCTTTGGCCTGGGAATGTGAGAGCGTTTGGGTGGGTGTCTGAGTCTCCTTGGAGTAAGAGACCATCTCTTTCGGAGGAAAGTCCACCTGGGTCACCTTTGCCATACCCAGCCTGACAGAACCCCgtctgctcagacacacacagagtctgaGAGAGGCTTACACACATGACAAGAGGCACACTTACATCCCCAATCACAGTATCACTAGAAAAGATAcatgcaacaacaacacaaaacatgCAATAATCCCACAGTAAAATAAGAGAATGTTTCCCTTAGACCAGACAGggcagcagggggaggaaggggaggaggaggagaagtacCCCAGTAGCTCAGAGTCGGAGTGGAGCTGGAGAGTGGAAGGGTCAGGATCCCAGTGCAACGTCCTGATACAGCCAATCACCAGAGGGCGTTAGTcacatggagagaggaagggagaggaggagcaagagcacgagatagggagagagggagggagagggagagagagagagaaagagggagagggagagagaaggagggagagggagagagaaggagggagagggagagagaaggagggagagggagagagaaagagggagagggagagagaaggagggagagggagagagaaagagggagatggagagcgaaagagggagagggagagagaaagagaaagaaagagagaagaaagagagagaaaaagagaaatagagaaaggtgGGAGTGTTAGTTCAAAAAGGTAGAACAGCAGCAGGCAGTAGACAGCACAGTGGAGACCAGGAAGAATTGCTATAACATACATACAACACACTTCGCATGCGGGCATGCAGGcgacctttcacacacacacgcaaacaataAGGATATACCGGCGTAAACAATCGAAcacggcacacaaacacaccttggtCCGGCATTTCCATCTCCAGAGTCCTGGCTTCCTGTCTCGCTGCCCACTGACTTGTTGGAAGGGGACATGGGGGCGGGGACTAAGTAGTGAAACAGACATGTGTCCTCTGTTACTACTCTCAGAGGCTCGGCTGTGGGTGGGTGGTCCACAGAGTGTGCATGcgagtgtgtgaaagagtgttgATGTAAAAATTGgaggcaaaaaaacaaaaacaaaaaggggGTCAAAACAAgggaagaagaagggaggaagaaaaagataAGACAGACAGGGGGTCAATGGAAAGCATGCTTACGGTGTCATGCAAAAGAACCAGCAGTATAAACACAGGGTTCTAAAAACAGAGGGTCATAAAAACGGTTAAAGGATATGTGGAAATTATGTTGGGTATATGATTAGAAAATGAGGCAACACAGTCTCGGCAGGGCAAGGGTTAAGCAGATCACCATTAGATTAGactttatttgtcattgtgcAGTAAAATCATTCATTGTGCAGTAAAATCATACAACGTTGTATGATTTTACTGcacaatgacaaataaatgCAACCATGCAATGAGTTATTTTCACTGGAATGGG encodes the following:
- the LOC136958549 gene encoding dynein, cytoplasmic 1, intermediate chain 2a-like; protein product: MSDKSELKAELERKKQRLAQIREEKKRKEEEKKKKDGDSKRGGEGGGGGSTAPQEDSDLEKKRRDAEALLQSMGITPDTPNVPAPMSPSNKSVGSETGSQDSGDGNAGPRTLHWDPDPSTLQLHSDSELLGRGSVRLGMAKVTQVDFPPKEMVSYSKETQTPTQTLSHSQAKAEEEDEEEIAVVAPAEESPEEKGEQVEHEEEAPPQELTEEEKMQLLHSEEFMSFFERGSRIVERALSERVDVCFDYSGKDLEDREGEMQAGAKLSLNRQFSDERWSKNRVVTCLDWSPQYPELLVASYNNNEDAPHEPDGVALVWNMKYKKTTPEYTFHCQSAVMSAAFARFHPNLVVGGTYSGQIVLWDNRSNKRTPVQRTPLSAAAHTHPVYCVNVVGTQNAHNLISISTDGKMCSWSLDMLSQPQDSLELVFKQSKAVAVTSMAFPLGDVNNFVVGSEDGSVYTACRHGSKAGISEVFEGHHGPVTGLSCHSAGGPVDFSHLFISASFDWTVKLWTTKSTRPLYSFEDSNDYVYDVMWCPTHPALFACVDGAGHLDLWNLNNDTEVPSASVCVEGAPALNRVRWAHSGREIATGDSDGQVLVYDVGEQICVPKADEWTRFVRTLAEINENRDEGEELAAQRLVA